The following are from one region of the Pirellulaceae bacterium genome:
- a CDS encoding cation:proton antiporter codes for MQEQVRRPADHSRFHHVLGYLLMVGVGMGIFVVIRSIGEALAVQSTTTTLQNTDTVAAPPTAHVLPHVLGALLAVIVLGRTFGWMLVKIGQPPVIGEMLAGIALGPSVLGKLSHEAMQFIMPASIEPMLGIIAQLGVILYMFLVGLELNPGAFKSKAYSTIAISHASILVPFLLGSGLALQLYEPLAPAGVSFTSFALFVGVAMAITAFPVLARILSDRRMEKSDLGVIAISCAAAADVSAWCLLALVTGISQSDLSGAIRTSLLAISYIGLVLVLAQRFGGRIASIASRGASTKTTVWILISVLVSTLITESIGIHAIFGAFLVGAVIPHDSVISSEYRAKLHDFVTILLLPAFFAVTGMRTEIGLLSNAADWLTCGVIIIVATLGKFGGTVCAAKYYGLDWWSAASLGALMNTRGLMELVVLSVGLDLGIISQSLFTMMVIMALVTTVTTVPAMRIIEWLQARRPGNPDMVAT; via the coding sequence ATGCAAGAGCAAGTTCGCCGTCCTGCTGATCACAGCAGATTTCACCATGTGCTCGGCTATCTACTGATGGTCGGAGTCGGAATGGGAATCTTTGTGGTAATTCGATCCATCGGCGAAGCCTTGGCTGTACAGAGTACAACCACCACCCTCCAAAACACAGACACAGTGGCAGCCCCACCGACCGCACATGTCCTGCCGCATGTGCTTGGGGCCTTACTGGCAGTCATTGTTCTGGGACGGACGTTCGGATGGATGTTGGTCAAAATTGGTCAACCGCCGGTCATCGGCGAGATGTTAGCGGGTATCGCACTCGGCCCTTCGGTTCTTGGCAAGCTTTCGCACGAAGCTATGCAGTTCATCATGCCGGCCTCCATTGAGCCGATGCTGGGAATCATCGCTCAGTTGGGAGTGATACTCTATATGTTCCTGGTTGGATTGGAACTCAATCCAGGTGCCTTTAAGTCCAAGGCATATTCGACCATCGCCATTTCACACGCTAGTATTCTTGTCCCTTTTCTACTTGGTTCAGGTCTGGCATTGCAACTTTACGAACCTTTAGCACCAGCCGGAGTTTCGTTCACTAGCTTCGCACTGTTTGTGGGTGTCGCAATGGCGATCACGGCGTTCCCAGTCTTAGCACGCATTTTGTCAGATCGCAGGATGGAGAAATCCGATTTAGGAGTCATTGCCATCAGTTGCGCCGCAGCGGCTGACGTGAGTGCCTGGTGTCTGTTGGCACTGGTTACCGGAATCTCCCAGTCTGACCTGTCTGGGGCGATTCGAACCTCACTACTCGCGATTAGCTATATTGGTTTGGTCTTAGTGCTTGCCCAAAGATTTGGTGGACGGATCGCGTCCATCGCCAGCCGCGGGGCGAGCACCAAGACCACAGTTTGGATCTTGATCTCGGTACTAGTTTCAACACTTATCACCGAGTCGATCGGCATCCATGCCATTTTTGGCGCGTTTCTGGTGGGTGCCGTAATTCCTCACGATAGCGTGATTTCCAGTGAATATCGCGCCAAACTACACGATTTTGTGACCATCTTATTACTACCTGCTTTCTTTGCAGTAACCGGCATGCGAACAGAAATCGGGCTCCTGAGCAATGCGGCCGACTGGCTGACCTGTGGAGTGATTATCATTGTCGCGACGCTTGGTAAATTTGGTGGAACCGTGTGTGCTGCCAAGTACTACGGGCTAGACTGGTGGAGCGCCGCATCGCTGGGCGCTCTGATGAATACACGCGGTTTGATGGAGCTTGTCGTTCTGAGCGTTGGGCTGGATTTGGGAATCATTTCGCAGTCGCTTTTTACCATGATGGTGATCATGGCTCTAGTAACAACCGTTACCACAGTACCCGCAATGCGCATTATCGAATGGCTACAAGCGCGTCGGCCTGGGAATCCAGACATGGTGGCAACTTGA
- a CDS encoding tryptophan 7-halogenase, whose product MQITDSAIDVVVIGGGPAGATAATLIAQQGFRVQLFERDKFPRFHIGESLIPETYWVLKRLNMLPKLQNSRFVKKYSVQFVNSTGKTSAPFYFWDNKPHECSQTWQVVRSEFDQLMLDNAREHGVAAHEQVRVLDVLFEQDRAVGVKIRLHDGTVQQVPCRVVVDASGQSGLLQNKFKLRVWDPVLNKGAIWTYFQGAYRDSGKDEGATVVIQTPNKLGWFWNIPLHDDRLSLGVVAPFDYLFKGRGSHEQTFNEEVQKCPAVQERLKSATRLTGYFATKDYSYRATRWSGDGWVTIGDAFGFLDPLYSSGVMLALKSGEMAADAICEGLKTGDTSQAQLGKWGPLLNQGIDRMRRLVCEYYDGFNFGNFVKNFPELRGKITDLLIGDLFTDKVDVVWQPMESLYAAGKQAPVGWQAGTPCEQTLDKANELYLPEGQMP is encoded by the coding sequence ATGCAGATTACAGATTCCGCAATCGACGTTGTCGTTATCGGTGGCGGTCCGGCCGGAGCAACTGCTGCGACGTTGATCGCACAACAGGGATTTCGAGTGCAGTTATTCGAGCGTGACAAGTTCCCCAGGTTTCATATCGGCGAATCGTTGATCCCGGAGACTTACTGGGTACTCAAGCGGCTCAATATGCTACCCAAGTTGCAGAACAGCCGCTTCGTCAAAAAGTACTCAGTGCAATTTGTGAATTCTACCGGCAAGACTTCCGCTCCGTTCTACTTCTGGGACAACAAGCCTCACGAATGTTCGCAAACCTGGCAGGTTGTCCGCAGCGAATTCGATCAGCTGATGCTCGACAACGCTCGTGAACACGGAGTGGCCGCACATGAGCAAGTGCGAGTGCTGGATGTGCTGTTCGAACAAGATCGAGCCGTGGGGGTGAAGATTCGGCTGCATGATGGCACAGTGCAGCAGGTGCCCTGCCGCGTAGTCGTGGACGCCAGTGGGCAAAGCGGATTGTTGCAGAACAAATTCAAGCTTCGCGTGTGGGATCCGGTACTTAATAAGGGCGCGATCTGGACTTATTTCCAAGGTGCCTATCGAGATTCGGGCAAGGATGAAGGGGCCACCGTGGTCATTCAAACACCCAACAAACTAGGTTGGTTCTGGAACATTCCACTGCATGACGATCGACTGAGCTTAGGCGTGGTGGCCCCCTTTGACTATTTGTTCAAAGGACGCGGCAGTCATGAACAAACGTTTAACGAAGAGGTCCAGAAATGCCCAGCGGTGCAGGAACGACTCAAGTCCGCCACTCGCCTCACGGGCTACTTTGCTACCAAGGACTATTCGTATCGCGCTACCCGATGGTCAGGAGACGGTTGGGTGACGATCGGTGACGCCTTTGGCTTCCTAGATCCACTCTACTCGTCTGGTGTCATGCTGGCGCTAAAATCGGGCGAGATGGCCGCCGATGCCATCTGCGAAGGGCTTAAAACGGGCGACACATCACAGGCTCAGCTCGGCAAGTGGGGTCCGCTGCTCAATCAGGGCATCGACCGCATGCGACGCTTGGTATGCGAATATTATGACGGATTCAACTTTGGCAATTTTGTGAAAAATTTTCCGGAGCTGCGCGGAAAGATCACCGACTTGCTGATCGGCGATCTGTTTACCGACAAAGTGGATGTTGTCTGGCAACCGATGGAGTCATTGTACGCTGCTGGCAAACAAGCTCCGGTCGGATGGCAGGCCGGCACGCCTTGCGAACAAACGCTCGACAAGGCCAACGAGCTTTATCTTCCCGAGGGCCAGATGCCCTAG
- a CDS encoding MarR family transcriptional regulator, giving the protein MFQSRELKLTQASKSKTTRKAPKFDSLEQEVFLNLWRTFECLKSHETELFEQFGLTSQQYNLLRLLRAVRPNMLQTLSLAERLVSRAPDITRMLDKLEDRGLIVRDRPLENRRVVQVGITDSGSILLDQIAQPLHDCHVRQLGHLSAAKLKQLIQLLRAVRQPHEDQSSSWR; this is encoded by the coding sequence ATGTTCCAGTCGCGGGAGTTGAAATTGACGCAGGCCAGCAAGTCGAAGACGACTCGCAAAGCACCAAAGTTTGATTCGCTCGAGCAGGAAGTGTTCCTCAACCTGTGGCGAACATTTGAGTGCCTGAAGTCGCACGAAACAGAATTGTTCGAGCAATTTGGACTGACCAGCCAGCAATACAATTTGCTGAGATTACTGCGAGCTGTCCGGCCAAACATGCTGCAGACGCTCTCTCTGGCAGAACGATTGGTTTCGCGGGCACCGGATATTACTCGTATGCTCGACAAACTCGAGGATCGGGGTTTGATCGTGCGCGATCGGCCGCTAGAGAATCGCCGCGTAGTGCAGGTTGGTATTACCGACAGTGGTTCAATTCTGCTGGATCAAATTGCTCAACCGCTGCACGACTGCCACGTGCGTCAATTGGGGCACCTCTCGGCAGCTAAACTCAAGCAGTTGATTCAATTGCTGCGCGCTGTACGTCAGCCTCATGAAGATCAGTCCAGCAGTTGGCGATGA
- a CDS encoding S9 family peptidase, with protein sequence MVTANSQSAIALEQTPLLDRQLFFGNPQISGGQLSPDGRFLSFMKAYNGIMNVWVKGLEEPFEAARPLTDSKRPLYGYAWTEDGRYILYVKDKDGDENMNLYAVDPAATVATGQSVPESRNLTPLEEVTAQIVHISQRNPDLMWVGLNHRDKAWHDLYRLEISTGQQTLVYENQDRITGYEFDWDDNLRLVSRTDEKGNTTLLRKDDDQLVPIYETLVTESAAVVGWDPTNQNLYLETNKGELDLSTLFLMNPKTKELTLLESDPLGRVDFGELRLDRNTREILSTSYTDDKTRIYWKNKQWEENYKFLQEQFPGREITLQSATNDYSRILIAIHGDKYAAEAWLYDTRSRQLTHQYTPRPELKEVEQHLAAMTPVRYASSDGLEIPGYLTLPVGVQPKQLPVVVLVHGGPKGPRDSWGYNPEAQFLANRGYAVLQPNFRASGGYGKKFLNAGDLQWGKLMQDDITWGVKYLIAQGIADPARVAIMGGSYGGYATLAGLAFTPDLYACGVDIVGPSNIATLLDSIPAYWESGRAFLYGMVGDPNTDEGKKLIRQASPLFSAEKIRRPLLIIQGANDPRVKQAESDQIVIALRDRGHDVSYLLAEDEGHGFAKPVNRMAMYAEAERFLAEKLGGRYDAVMPDDVAKRLQELRVDISQVTYVNPDDVMVDPQMPKLNVALKAGSSNWDVKLAVQGQEIPMKAHSSVASEKGQWIITETITGPFGTLESTGTYSDQLAPISRLYKQPPTTVKAEYSPGKVQVHIDDKPYALEYTGALLCDGPGLEAIVQSLPLTEDYELVANVVDLSGPKIEPYRLKVHGLEKVGQRPLLKVILSSLPNPAQRITLWLDPQTQATQRSEQVLPAMGNAVLSKQLLP encoded by the coding sequence ATGGTCACTGCCAATTCGCAATCAGCAATCGCCCTGGAGCAGACTCCCCTGCTGGATCGACAGTTGTTTTTCGGGAACCCGCAAATCTCTGGCGGACAACTGAGCCCCGATGGTCGGTTCTTGTCGTTTATGAAAGCCTACAACGGCATCATGAATGTCTGGGTAAAAGGGCTGGAAGAACCCTTCGAGGCAGCTCGACCGCTGACCGACAGCAAACGACCTCTGTACGGCTACGCCTGGACCGAGGACGGTCGTTACATTTTGTACGTCAAAGACAAAGATGGCGACGAGAATATGAATTTGTATGCTGTCGATCCGGCAGCTACAGTCGCCACTGGTCAGAGCGTACCCGAATCGCGGAATCTGACACCGCTGGAAGAGGTAACGGCACAGATCGTGCACATCAGCCAACGCAATCCCGATCTGATGTGGGTCGGGTTGAACCACCGCGATAAGGCCTGGCACGATCTGTATCGACTGGAGATTTCAACCGGCCAGCAAACACTGGTGTACGAGAACCAGGATCGCATCACCGGCTACGAGTTCGATTGGGATGACAATCTGCGACTGGTGAGCCGCACGGATGAGAAGGGCAACACGACACTTCTGCGGAAAGATGACGACCAACTGGTGCCGATCTATGAGACGCTGGTTACCGAAAGTGCTGCCGTGGTTGGTTGGGACCCAACCAACCAGAATCTGTATCTGGAGACCAACAAAGGCGAACTGGACCTATCCACGCTGTTTTTGATGAACCCCAAGACCAAAGAGTTGACGCTGCTGGAGAGCGATCCGCTGGGGCGAGTCGATTTTGGGGAACTGCGACTGGATCGCAACACGCGGGAGATTCTGTCCACCTCCTACACCGACGATAAGACTCGTATCTACTGGAAGAACAAGCAGTGGGAGGAGAATTACAAATTCCTACAGGAACAGTTCCCCGGGCGCGAGATCACGCTCCAAAGTGCGACCAACGACTACAGCCGAATTTTGATCGCTATCCACGGAGACAAATACGCTGCCGAAGCCTGGCTGTATGACACGCGCTCGCGCCAGTTGACTCATCAGTACACGCCGCGCCCCGAACTGAAAGAGGTCGAACAGCATCTGGCCGCCATGACGCCAGTGCGTTACGCAAGCAGCGATGGTTTGGAAATTCCGGGGTACCTGACGCTACCGGTCGGCGTCCAGCCCAAGCAGTTGCCGGTGGTAGTGCTGGTCCATGGTGGACCCAAAGGTCCTCGCGACAGTTGGGGCTACAATCCAGAAGCTCAGTTCCTGGCCAATCGCGGTTACGCTGTGTTGCAACCCAATTTCCGTGCCAGTGGGGGCTACGGCAAGAAATTTTTAAACGCGGGCGACCTGCAGTGGGGCAAGCTGATGCAGGATGACATTACCTGGGGCGTCAAGTATTTAATCGCCCAAGGCATCGCCGATCCGGCTCGCGTGGCCATCATGGGCGGCAGCTACGGCGGCTATGCGACGCTGGCCGGATTGGCCTTCACCCCCGATCTGTATGCCTGCGGCGTAGACATTGTTGGCCCTAGCAATATCGCGACCCTGCTGGATTCTATCCCAGCCTACTGGGAATCGGGCCGCGCGTTCCTGTATGGCATGGTGGGGGACCCGAATACCGACGAAGGCAAGAAGCTGATTCGCCAGGCTAGCCCGCTGTTCAGCGCCGAAAAAATTCGTAGGCCGCTGCTGATCATCCAAGGTGCCAATGATCCGCGCGTCAAACAAGCCGAATCCGACCAGATTGTCATCGCCCTGCGCGATCGTGGACATGATGTCAGCTACCTGTTGGCCGAAGACGAAGGTCACGGATTTGCCAAACCCGTCAATCGCATGGCCATGTATGCTGAAGCTGAACGATTTCTGGCCGAAAAATTGGGCGGACGTTACGACGCAGTCATGCCCGACGATGTCGCCAAGCGATTGCAAGAACTGCGCGTGGACATCAGCCAAGTCACGTACGTCAACCCTGACGATGTGATGGTCGATCCGCAGATGCCCAAGCTGAATGTCGCGCTGAAAGCCGGTTCCAGCAATTGGGATGTCAAGCTGGCCGTGCAAGGCCAAGAGATTCCGATGAAGGCACACAGCTCGGTCGCCAGCGAAAAGGGCCAATGGATCATTACCGAGACGATCACAGGTCCGTTCGGCACACTGGAATCGACCGGTACCTATTCCGATCAACTGGCACCGATCAGCCGACTGTACAAGCAGCCTCCCACGACGGTAAAAGCAGAATACAGTCCGGGCAAGGTCCAAGTGCATATCGACGACAAGCCTTACGCGTTGGAATACACCGGCGCGCTGCTGTGTGACGGTCCGGGTCTGGAAGCCATCGTCCAGAGCCTGCCGCTAACGGAAGACTACGAATTGGTAGCCAACGTTGTCGACCTGAGCGGACCCAAGATCGAGCCTTATCGGCTGAAAGTTCATGGGCTTGAAAAAGTCGGCCAACGACCATTGCTGAAAGTGATCCTCAGCTCCCTGCCCAATCCCGCGCAACGCATCACGTTGTGGCTCGATCCCCAAACCCAGGCCACACAGCGCAGCGAGCAGGTGCTACCTGCCATGGGCAACGCCGTGCTGAGCAAGCAGTTGTTGCCGTAA
- a CDS encoding cytochrome P450 encodes MNQNLNLPPGPSGRWLPTLRFVRQPRKLLEAWRDQYGDPFLFHALNGPVVVTGREELIREIYGQDPDIYDRFAEQTTVPLLGTGSIFAMAGSPHRRERRLLMPMFHGDRMRAYGTNMCQQAVEQAEAACRTGRVEILPLMTNISFGVIVQNIIGGTSGHDLQRLVQASRRVVESMHPLLFFSRRTHRSFFGLSPWDRFCSARDELYQHIDNIIASRRTAEAQSHDDILSLLCSATYEDGQPMSQQHIRDELMTFIFAGHETTALSLTWAMYHVHHHPEVLNQLQQELRQTGEEPTQLVTAPYLKACIQETLRVHPIITETLRKLRQPMELGQFCVPAGYAVAPATVLAHYNPDVFEQPDQFRPQRFIDRSYSPFTYMPFGGGHRRCVGAAFASYEMAMVLGSLLKHFRFELVETAPVQPVRRNVTMGPGSNVPMRISAL; translated from the coding sequence ATGAACCAAAATCTCAATCTACCACCCGGTCCCAGCGGTCGATGGCTGCCGACCTTGAGGTTTGTTCGTCAGCCACGCAAGTTGCTGGAAGCATGGCGAGACCAGTATGGCGATCCCTTCTTGTTTCATGCACTCAATGGCCCGGTGGTGGTCACTGGTCGCGAAGAATTGATTCGGGAAATATACGGTCAAGACCCCGATATCTACGACCGATTCGCTGAGCAAACGACCGTACCGCTGTTGGGAACCGGCTCGATTTTTGCCATGGCAGGCAGTCCCCATCGGCGCGAACGGCGATTGTTGATGCCGATGTTTCATGGCGATCGCATGCGAGCCTACGGGACCAACATGTGCCAGCAAGCGGTTGAGCAGGCTGAAGCTGCCTGTAGAACGGGACGTGTTGAGATACTACCGCTAATGACCAATATCTCGTTTGGCGTTATCGTGCAGAACATCATCGGCGGAACCAGTGGCCATGATCTTCAGCGTCTAGTGCAAGCGTCTCGACGAGTAGTTGAGTCCATGCATCCGTTGTTGTTTTTTTCTCGGCGAACTCACCGGTCGTTCTTCGGACTCAGCCCCTGGGACCGCTTTTGCAGTGCAAGAGATGAGTTGTACCAACACATCGACAATATCATTGCCAGTCGTCGTACCGCTGAGGCGCAATCTCACGACGACATACTGTCGTTGCTGTGCAGTGCGACCTATGAAGACGGTCAGCCGATGAGCCAACAGCACATACGCGATGAGCTGATGACCTTCATATTCGCCGGTCACGAGACTACCGCCTTGTCACTGACGTGGGCCATGTACCATGTGCATCACCACCCAGAAGTGCTGAATCAATTACAGCAGGAGTTGCGGCAGACGGGTGAAGAGCCAACGCAGCTCGTGACAGCACCGTATTTGAAAGCCTGTATCCAGGAGACGCTACGCGTTCATCCGATTATTACTGAGACGTTGCGCAAGTTGCGACAGCCGATGGAGCTGGGCCAGTTTTGCGTGCCTGCCGGTTACGCCGTCGCTCCGGCCACCGTGCTGGCTCATTACAATCCCGACGTGTTTGAACAGCCCGATCAATTTCGACCCCAACGGTTTATTGACCGCTCGTACTCACCTTTTACCTATATGCCTTTTGGCGGTGGACATCGCCGCTGTGTGGGCGCCGCCTTTGCAAGCTACGAAATGGCCATGGTGTTAGGCAGTCTGCTCAAACACTTCCGCTTTGAGCTTGTCGAAACCGCTCCCGTTCAGCCGGTACGCAGAAACGTAACGATGGGGCCGGGAAGTAACGTGCCAATGCGGATTTCGGCTCTGTGA
- a CDS encoding metallophosphoesterase — MNQSATGKALSRRKWLKVAGGCTLGGVGIGAWTVMLEPHWLTVQHYRLPLVSLPSHWHGKRLVQISDLHVGRVSIDYLQGAMQQVNELEPDVLVITGDFVDYHAELSGDLQRVLKQLKPAKIATLGCLGNHDFGRRWSEQAVADFVTETAKQREIQVLRNQWLDLDGLHFLGFEDYWSPNSQPQPLLQQARPDLPTICLCHNPDTCDIHDWSGLQGIVLAGHTHGGQCKPPFLPPPILPVFNRRYTSGFFELAPNRQLFITRGLGYTHQMRFNCRPEISVFTLQAV; from the coding sequence ATGAATCAAAGTGCAACAGGCAAGGCGCTCTCGCGCCGCAAATGGCTTAAGGTAGCGGGCGGCTGCACGCTGGGCGGTGTGGGTATTGGCGCCTGGACCGTGATGCTCGAGCCGCACTGGCTGACTGTTCAACACTATCGGCTGCCACTGGTTAGCCTCCCCAGCCACTGGCATGGAAAGCGACTGGTTCAAATATCCGACCTGCACGTTGGTCGCGTGTCCATCGACTATCTGCAAGGAGCGATGCAACAGGTCAACGAATTGGAGCCGGATGTTTTAGTTATTACCGGTGACTTCGTGGATTATCACGCAGAGCTAAGCGGTGACCTGCAGCGGGTATTGAAACAGTTGAAGCCTGCAAAAATCGCTACGCTGGGGTGCTTAGGCAATCACGATTTTGGTCGTCGTTGGTCGGAGCAGGCCGTTGCCGATTTTGTAACCGAAACTGCGAAGCAACGGGAAATTCAAGTTTTGCGGAATCAGTGGTTGGATTTGGATGGGCTACATTTCTTGGGTTTTGAGGACTATTGGTCGCCAAATTCCCAGCCGCAGCCGCTGTTGCAGCAAGCGCGACCCGATCTGCCGACCATCTGTCTGTGCCATAATCCGGACACCTGTGATATTCACGACTGGAGCGGGCTGCAGGGCATAGTGCTAGCTGGGCACACGCATGGAGGACAATGCAAGCCGCCGTTTTTGCCGCCACCGATCTTGCCGGTATTTAATCGTCGTTACACATCTGGTTTTTTTGAGTTGGCTCCCAATCGGCAATTGTTCATTACGCGTGGCTTAGGATACACCCATCAAATGCGCTTCAACTGCCGTCCCGAGATTTCGGTATTTACGCTGCAAGCGGTGTAA
- a CDS encoding creatininase family protein, translating to MLLQEMAWPAVASLSKDTPLVIPIAAMEQHGHHLPLFTDSMLLGEIVRRTEQAMRDQVVIAPLMWLGNSHHHLDFPGTISSPPRAYLDMLVGLLDNAVQHGFRRILMLNGHGGNDIPGKQATFELRQQYRQRRDLLLLFSTYWSLADEQEMSQQKLVQSEMGHACEWETSMMLCIAPQLVGNYAAAETIEPGNPFRPATRAWTTTERSQPGHIGWPRAANADKGEFLLSNFARGVQHMLRRMIQWDGSSWEG from the coding sequence ATGTTGCTACAAGAGATGGCTTGGCCCGCTGTGGCCAGTTTGTCCAAGGACACGCCGCTGGTGATTCCAATTGCTGCCATGGAGCAGCATGGACATCATCTGCCGCTGTTCACCGACAGCATGTTGTTGGGCGAGATCGTGCGCCGAACAGAGCAAGCCATGCGTGACCAAGTCGTCATTGCACCGCTGATGTGGCTGGGCAATTCGCATCATCACCTGGATTTTCCAGGAACGATTTCCAGCCCTCCTCGCGCCTATTTGGACATGCTGGTCGGGCTATTGGATAATGCTGTACAGCACGGATTTCGCCGCATCTTGATGCTCAACGGCCACGGTGGCAACGACATTCCCGGCAAGCAGGCGACATTTGAGTTGCGTCAACAGTACCGGCAGCGACGAGACTTACTCCTGTTGTTCAGTACCTACTGGTCCTTGGCTGACGAGCAGGAGATGAGCCAGCAGAAACTCGTTCAGTCCGAGATGGGCCACGCCTGCGAGTGGGAAACCTCAATGATGCTGTGCATCGCACCGCAATTGGTCGGCAATTATGCGGCGGCGGAGACCATCGAGCCGGGCAATCCATTTCGACCAGCCACGCGAGCTTGGACTACCACAGAACGCTCACAACCTGGTCACATCGGCTGGCCACGCGCCGCCAATGCCGATAAGGGCGAATTCTTGTTGAGCAACTTTGCTCGAGGCGTTCAACATATGCTCCGGCGGATGATTCAGTGGGATGGTTCTAGTTGGGAGGGATGA
- a CDS encoding MBL fold metallo-hydrolase has translation MLNIYTIPVTPFAQNARVLHDPDTNWVTIVDPGGEIERIMAQVRQLEPQQLNVLLTHAHIDHAGGAAYCLQLARQEFSLPVPLYAHRESILRGSIRAQAHMFGLTGREYQDVPDPDVTLDDGDVFAVGGYSANVLFTPGHAPDHLSLYFDVQQVQLHESGRSQYASAPVVIAGDALFAGSIGRTDLPGGSLPLLIKSITEKLFTLPDDTLVLSGHGPQTTIGEERRYNPFLKG, from the coding sequence GTGCTGAATATCTATACCATCCCGGTCACGCCCTTTGCGCAGAACGCCAGAGTCCTGCATGACCCCGATACCAACTGGGTGACCATTGTCGATCCAGGTGGTGAAATCGAGCGGATCATGGCGCAGGTGCGCCAGCTCGAGCCCCAACAACTGAATGTACTTTTGACACATGCTCACATCGATCACGCCGGTGGAGCTGCTTATTGTCTACAACTCGCCCGACAAGAATTTTCGCTACCTGTGCCGTTGTATGCGCATCGAGAGTCAATATTGCGCGGCAGCATTCGGGCGCAGGCGCACATGTTCGGGCTGACGGGGCGCGAGTACCAGGACGTTCCCGACCCCGATGTGACTTTGGATGATGGCGATGTCTTTGCCGTAGGTGGCTATAGCGCCAACGTTCTGTTTACTCCGGGGCACGCACCCGATCATCTGTCGCTGTATTTTGATGTCCAGCAAGTTCAGTTGCATGAGTCGGGTCGCAGTCAGTATGCGTCCGCGCCGGTGGTTATCGCCGGTGACGCGTTATTTGCCGGTAGTATTGGCCGAACCGATCTGCCCGGCGGATCGCTACCGCTTCTGATCAAAAGCATTACTGAAAAGCTATTCACATTGCCCGACGATACGTTGGTGTTATCTGGTCACGGTCCACAGACGACCATTGGTGAGGAGCGTCGCTATAATCCCTTCTTGAAAGGCTAG